The Siniperca chuatsi isolate FFG_IHB_CAS linkage group LG7, ASM2008510v1, whole genome shotgun sequence genome includes a window with the following:
- the LOC122878925 gene encoding olfactory receptor 52K1-like — protein MFNEDGRMENVSSHKHFILNGFNELGALRPVLFIPFFVMFVLSLSANSLLLYVVISQRSLHSPMYILIACMACVDLSLPLFFVPNMLLSFLFDWRGISLSGCLVQMHFIHFVGAFQTTLLVWMALDRYFAICTPLHYHERMALPRFLKFIIPLVVRNVLMITLFVSLAGTLSFCAANVITHCFCEHMALVELACGSTTINNLIGLLTVLLIPVVDFVFIAASYVVIFSSVLKSGRSGVKALHTCITHIMVLTISLTIALVAFLSYRIRNGLPAASRVFFSTMYLLFPSCFNPIIYGIRTTEIRQHIVKTLTSCRLIQTVPHS, from the coding sequence ATGTTTAATGAGGACGGAAGGATGGAGAACGTCTCCTCGCACAAACACTTCATCCTCAACGGCTTCAATGAACTCGGAGCGCTGAGGCCCGTCCTCTTTATCCCTTTCTTCGTCATGTTCGTCCTGTCGCTGTCGGCCAACTCCCTGCTGCTGTACGTCGTCATTTCACAGAGAAGCCTTCACTCACCGATGTACATCCTCATCGCCTGCATGGCATGTGTGGACCTGAGCCTCCCGCTGTTCTTCGTCCCCAACATGCTGCTGAGCTTCTTGTTTGACTGGAGGGGAATCTCTCTGAGCGGCTGCCTGGTTCAGATGCACTTCATTCACTTTGTAGGAGCTTTTCAGACCACGTTGCTGGTGTGGATGGCACTGGACCGCTACTTTGCCATCTGCACTCCACTTCACTACCATGAACGCATGGCATTACCGAGATTCCTCAAGTTTATAATCCCACTTGTGGTCAGAAATGTCCTCATGATCACGCTGTTTGTGAGTCTGGCAGGAACATTGTCATTCTGCGCTGCAAATGTGATAACCCACTGTTTCTGTGAGCACATGGCCTTGGTGGAGCTGGCCTGTGGAAGTACCACCATCAACAACCTGATTGGGTTACTGACTGTGTTACTCATCCCTGTGGTTGACTTTGTCTTTATTGCTGCTTCCTATGTGGTGATATTCAGCTCTGTGCTCAAGTCCGGCAGGTCAGGggtcaaagcacttcacacctGCATCACCCACATCATGGTCCTCACCATCAGCTTGACCATCGCACTTGTTGCTTTCCTGTCATATCGGATCAGAAATGGTCTTCCTGCCGCCAGTCGGGTTTTCTTCAGCACCATGTACCTGCTGTTCCCGAGCTGTTTCAACCCGATCATTTACGGCATCAGAACCACTGAGATCCGACAGCACATTGTGAAGACACTGACAAGCTGTCGCCTTATCCAGACTGTGCCCCATTCTTAA